In one Sphingomonas hankookensis genomic region, the following are encoded:
- the gp17 gene encoding tail completion protein gp17: MIAGTLLQAMLVARLRAVLTMASVFDAPPVRSSRPYVVVDTPVLTDWGTKDAAGREGRVVVQLFDGGEVPVRLRDLAAAAEVAVLSAPAGLAGWRVVSLSFVRSRVLREGDGWVGALEFRVRMLAG, translated from the coding sequence ATGATCGCGGGGACGTTGTTGCAGGCGATGCTGGTCGCGCGGCTGCGGGCGGTGCTGACCATGGCGAGCGTGTTCGATGCGCCGCCGGTGCGTAGCAGCCGGCCCTATGTCGTCGTCGATACGCCGGTGCTGACCGACTGGGGCACCAAGGATGCCGCCGGGCGCGAGGGGCGGGTGGTCGTGCAGCTGTTCGACGGCGGCGAGGTGCCGGTGCGGTTGCGCGACCTGGCGGCGGCGGCGGAGGTGGCGGTGTTGTCTGCACCCGCCGGGTTGGCGGGGTGGCGGGTGGTGAGCCTGTCGTTCGTGCGCAGCCGGGTGCTGCGCGAGGGCGACGGCTGGGTCGGGGCGCTGGAGTTTCGGGTGCGGATGCTGGCGGGGTGA
- a CDS encoding phage major tail protein, TP901-1 family encodes MAAEKGSAFLLKIGNGAVPVAYATVAGLRTTQLSVNGEAVAITSKDSGGWRELLSGAGVRSVSVSGAGVFTGSAAEVRLRGNAMSGTIDDYRLSFESGETMTGRFLVTRLDYAGDYNGERNYTLALESSGPVVSA; translated from the coding sequence ATGGCGGCGGAGAAGGGTAGTGCGTTCCTGTTGAAGATCGGGAACGGGGCGGTGCCGGTGGCCTATGCGACGGTCGCGGGTCTTCGGACCACGCAGCTGAGCGTCAATGGCGAGGCGGTGGCGATCACCAGCAAGGATTCGGGCGGGTGGCGCGAATTGCTGTCGGGGGCGGGGGTTCGCTCTGTCAGCGTCAGCGGTGCGGGAGTGTTCACCGGATCGGCGGCGGAGGTGCGGCTGCGCGGCAATGCGATGTCGGGCACGATCGACGACTATCGGCTGAGCTTCGAGAGCGGCGAGACGATGACCGGGCGGTTCCTGGTCACGCGGCTGGATTATGCCGGCGATTATAATGGCGAGCGCAACTACACGCTGGCGCTGGAATCCTCCGGCCCGGTGGTGTCGGCATGA
- a CDS encoding GTA-gp10 family protein, producing the protein MSAPANPVRGEASVRVHGETLVLRPSFAALVAAEAEVGSLFALVERAAAGRLTLAELVALLWHCLRDPAPMGREAFAEGVTAGGMAAATPALKILIAQILGGR; encoded by the coding sequence ATGAGTGCGCCGGCCAATCCGGTGCGGGGTGAGGCGAGTGTCCGCGTGCATGGCGAAACGTTGGTGCTGCGACCGAGTTTCGCGGCGCTGGTCGCGGCGGAGGCGGAGGTCGGGTCGCTGTTCGCGCTGGTCGAGCGGGCGGCGGCGGGGCGGCTGACGCTGGCCGAGCTGGTCGCGCTGCTGTGGCACTGCCTGCGCGATCCGGCGCCGATGGGGCGCGAGGCGTTTGCCGAGGGGGTGACGGCGGGCGGGATGGCGGCGGCGACCCCGGCGCTGAAAATCCTGATCGCGCAGATCTTGGGCGGGCGGTGA
- a CDS encoding phage tail assembly chaperone, with protein MSFAEGAGRMAGLAGVAFGWGPDAFWSATPAELAALVQAVQGDAPDPCDRITIDRLKERFPDG; from the coding sequence GTGAGCTTCGCCGAGGGGGCGGGGCGGATGGCGGGGCTGGCCGGTGTGGCGTTCGGCTGGGGGCCCGACGCCTTCTGGTCCGCGACGCCCGCCGAGCTGGCGGCGCTGGTGCAGGCGGTGCAGGGCGATGCGCCCGACCCCTGCGACCGGATCACGATCGACCGATTGAAGGAGCGTTTTCCCGATGGATGA
- a CDS encoding DUF2460 domain-containing protein, with protein sequence MGYWLAERRTVQEAGVLSRFDPAYWTVDFPRPMMASVVTTGADALRVDCVFYRQDDLAGLIWASEDVHDHPLLRYDTVRDYRDCTLRFRWRSGGIRPLDARHGPVLTIEGRDAGGVARAWYVRLWNYATGTPEDAEVVIDFASVVGGYRLPEDGVPVWAGDVDRMFVSLVPPDYAEGGALLAAPAEGWAEMSAIRCEGPGSVLGVGDVVLPEHDLRIASGYDDSYHLTPERLLHNALRLGYRGALVHYVGMSHYFRLERSGDGLFVSLAGGVLNGPCAAWHRDFAERAGALGFDPIWSLSYELFDAHCWGDWKQRASDGSPALTGWVPPSTLLSPAHSGAMGYLQAVARAFVGIARAAGGRGRFQVGEPWWWVTTDHRICLYDDAARVALGGDVPVIDDVRGRLSAAQRGLLDRAGALLASSTAALVAAARSAGAEEALLLAYLPTILNADSPEVSRANLPVGWARPAFDVLQLEDYDWAATGNVGATARGVAAAGVRLGYPAHEQHYFSGFVLKREDRAQWRSIAEAAEVAMARGVAETFVWALPQVLRDGFIYFQEEGAMEAFDDVRFPLALGAEAEVMPETSTAIAVAAGGHEARNVDWAEPRTRYDVGPGVRSQADVALLLDFFRARLGPARAFRLQDPFDHSTAAVPGFGDVVIGIGDGATTRFALVKRYGQMVRRITRPVAGSVRVGVGGVETQGFSVGAGGVVLLDVAPGKGVAVTAGFVFDVPVRFAEDRLQVARATHGAGVAASVPLIEVREA encoded by the coding sequence ATGGGATATTGGCTGGCGGAGCGGCGCACGGTGCAGGAGGCGGGGGTGCTGTCGCGGTTCGACCCTGCCTATTGGACGGTCGATTTTCCGCGTCCGATGATGGCGTCGGTGGTGACGACGGGCGCGGATGCGCTGCGGGTCGACTGCGTCTTTTACCGGCAGGACGATCTGGCGGGGCTGATCTGGGCATCGGAGGATGTCCACGACCACCCGCTGCTGCGCTATGACACGGTGCGCGATTATCGCGATTGTACCTTGCGGTTCCGCTGGCGGTCCGGCGGCATCCGGCCGCTGGATGCGCGGCATGGCCCGGTGCTGACCATCGAGGGGCGCGATGCGGGCGGTGTAGCGCGGGCCTGGTATGTGCGGTTGTGGAATTACGCGACCGGCACGCCCGAGGATGCCGAGGTCGTGATCGACTTTGCGAGCGTCGTCGGCGGGTACAGGCTGCCCGAGGACGGCGTGCCGGTCTGGGCGGGCGATGTCGACCGGATGTTCGTGTCGCTGGTGCCGCCGGACTATGCCGAGGGTGGCGCCTTGCTGGCGGCGCCGGCGGAGGGCTGGGCGGAGATGTCGGCGATCCGGTGCGAGGGGCCGGGATCGGTGCTGGGCGTCGGCGATGTGGTGCTGCCCGAACATGACCTGCGGATCGCGAGCGGCTATGACGACAGCTATCACCTGACGCCCGAACGGCTGCTGCACAATGCGCTGCGGCTGGGGTATCGTGGTGCCCTCGTCCACTATGTGGGCATGAGCCATTATTTCCGGCTCGAACGGTCGGGTGACGGGCTGTTCGTGTCGCTGGCCGGGGGCGTGCTGAATGGGCCGTGCGCCGCGTGGCATCGCGACTTTGCCGAGCGGGCGGGGGCGCTGGGGTTCGATCCGATCTGGTCGCTCAGCTACGAATTGTTCGACGCGCATTGCTGGGGCGACTGGAAACAGCGGGCGAGTGACGGGTCGCCTGCGCTGACCGGATGGGTGCCGCCCTCGACCTTGCTGTCGCCGGCGCATTCGGGCGCGATGGGGTATCTGCAGGCGGTGGCGCGGGCGTTCGTCGGGATCGCGCGGGCGGCGGGCGGGCGCGGGCGGTTCCAGGTCGGCGAGCCATGGTGGTGGGTGACCACCGATCATCGCATCTGCCTGTACGACGATGCCGCGCGGGTCGCGCTGGGCGGTGACGTGCCGGTGATCGACGATGTGCGCGGGCGTTTGAGCGCGGCGCAGCGGGGGTTGCTCGACCGGGCGGGGGCGTTGCTGGCCAGCTCGACGGCGGCCTTGGTCGCGGCGGCGCGGAGCGCGGGGGCGGAGGAGGCGTTGCTGCTCGCCTATCTGCCGACGATCCTGAATGCCGACAGCCCCGAGGTCAGCCGGGCGAACCTGCCGGTCGGCTGGGCAAGGCCGGCGTTCGATGTGTTGCAGCTGGAGGATTATGACTGGGCGGCGACCGGCAATGTCGGGGCGACGGCGCGGGGCGTCGCGGCGGCGGGGGTAAGGCTCGGTTATCCGGCGCACGAACAGCATTATTTCTCGGGCTTCGTGCTGAAGCGCGAGGACCGGGCGCAGTGGCGCTCGATTGCCGAGGCTGCGGAGGTGGCGATGGCGAGGGGCGTGGCGGAGACGTTCGTCTGGGCGCTGCCGCAGGTGCTGCGCGACGGGTTCATCTATTTTCAGGAGGAGGGGGCGATGGAGGCGTTCGATGACGTGCGCTTTCCGCTGGCGCTGGGCGCGGAGGCCGAGGTGATGCCGGAGACGTCGACCGCGATCGCGGTGGCGGCGGGCGGGCACGAGGCGCGCAATGTCGACTGGGCGGAACCGCGCACCCGCTATGATGTCGGACCCGGCGTGCGGTCGCAGGCGGATGTGGCGCTGCTGCTCGATTTCTTTCGCGCCAGGCTGGGGCCGGCGCGGGCGTTCCGGTTGCAGGACCCGTTCGATCATTCGACGGCCGCGGTGCCGGGATTTGGCGATGTGGTGATCGGGATCGGCGATGGCGCGACGACGCGGTTCGCGCTGGTGAAGCGGTACGGGCAGATGGTGCGGCGGATCACCCGGCCGGTGGCGGGCAGCGTGCGGGTCGGCGTGGGCGGGGTCGAGACGCAGGGCTTTTCGGTCGGCGCGGGCGGTGTCGTGCTGCTCGACGTCGCGCCGGGCAAGGGCGTGGCGGTGACGGCGGGGTTCGTGTTCGACGTGCCGGTGCGCTTTGCCGAAGACCGGTTGCAGGTGGCGCGGGCGACCCATGGCGCAGGTGTCGCGGCCAGCGTGCCGCTGATCGAGGTGCGCGAGGCATGA
- a CDS encoding DUF2163 domain-containing protein, with the protein MSAVTTLTLCWRIERRDGVTFGLTAHDRDLVVDGLTYRAAPGMTPSAIVRDDTLDAPAMSVEGALSHAAIRESDLLAGRYDGARVAVFAIDWERPGAAVPVASGRIGAVEAGRGSFAAEVLGGEVRLEAPVVEATSPGCRATLGDRRCRVAMRGRRKVVRVVAQEGERLVLAAGAGFARGRLRWIGGANGGLSAFVVAADAESVTLEAVPGFEGTGAFVELSEGCDGTLATCRDRFGNVANFRGEPHLPGIDLLTRYPGA; encoded by the coding sequence ATGAGCGCGGTCACGACGCTGACGCTGTGCTGGCGGATCGAGCGGCGCGACGGGGTGACGTTCGGGCTGACCGCGCATGACCGCGACCTGGTGGTGGACGGGCTGACCTATCGCGCGGCGCCGGGGATGACTCCGTCGGCGATCGTGCGCGACGATACGCTCGACGCGCCGGCGATGAGCGTCGAGGGGGCGCTGAGCCATGCCGCGATCCGGGAAAGCGACCTGCTGGCCGGGCGCTATGACGGGGCGCGGGTGGCGGTGTTCGCGATCGACTGGGAACGGCCGGGGGCGGCGGTGCCGGTCGCGAGCGGCCGGATCGGCGCGGTCGAGGCGGGGCGGGGGAGCTTTGCTGCCGAAGTGCTGGGCGGCGAGGTGCGGCTGGAGGCGCCGGTGGTCGAGGCGACCTCGCCCGGATGCCGCGCGACGCTGGGCGACCGCAGGTGCCGGGTGGCGATGCGCGGGCGGCGGAAGGTCGTGCGGGTCGTCGCGCAGGAGGGCGAGCGGCTGGTGCTGGCGGCGGGGGCGGGGTTTGCGCGCGGGCGGCTGCGGTGGATCGGCGGGGCGAATGGCGGGCTGTCGGCGTTCGTCGTCGCGGCGGATGCGGAGAGCGTGACGCTGGAGGCGGTGCCGGGCTTCGAGGGGACGGGGGCATTCGTCGAGCTGAGCGAGGGGTGCGACGGGACGCTGGCGACCTGTCGCGACCGGTTCGGCAATGTCGCGAATTTTCGGGGCGAGCCGCATCTGCCCGGCATCGACCTGCTGACCCGCTATCCCGGCGCATGA